In the genome of Gadus morhua chromosome 12, gadMor3.0, whole genome shotgun sequence, one region contains:
- the smim7 gene encoding small integral membrane protein 7 isoform X2, which yields MIGDLLIFGTLLINAGAVLNFKLKRKESQGFGDEGGRPKTGDNIRDFLLSLRYFRVFIALWNVFIMFCMVVLFGS from the exons ATGATCGGAGATCTGTTGATATTCGG GACCCTGCTTATAAACGCAGGCGCTGTGCTGAATTTCAAACT CAAGAGGAAGGAATCCCAAGGATTTGGGGATGAAGGCGGGAGGCCGAAAACGG gcgACAATATCAGAGACTTTCTGCTCAGTCTGCGGTACTTTCGCGTCTTCATCGCTTTGTGGAACGTTTTCATAATGTTCTGCATGGTCGT ATTGTTTGGCTCCTGA